From the genome of SAR202 cluster bacterium:
CTCGTGGCGGGCGCGACGCCGTGCGGACTGCACGGCCTTCTCCACCTCCGCTTCAAGCTCGTCGTCCGGGACCTCGGCAAACGCCTCGCGAAGCGCGTCCAGCGCCTTGAAGCTCACCCGGCGGCGTTCCTCCAGGTACTTCACCCGCTCCAGGTCTTCGACGGAGACAATCGCCGCGACGGGTATGCCGCTCTTCTCGACGATAATCCTGGCCTCCTTGCGGAAGACCTCATTGATGACTTCGCTGAACTGCTGCCGCGCGTCGGAAGCCTTCATTGTCATTGTGGCGGGTTCTCGCTCGCCCATGGTGCCCCTCCGTTTTGTTACATATTGTACAAGATAGTACGAGAGAGGCGCGCGTGCAACCCTCGGATCAGCCGGTTGTATTTGGAAGGGCAAACAACGAAAATGGCGTTCGCCCGCATGCTGCGCGCGAGGGACGCGCGCGGGCGATGGAGTGTCGAGCGTCTATGGGTAGCAAGCGTTTCAGGTTTATCGACGGCTTCCTGGTGCTTTTCATGGCCGTAGTGGCCGTTTCCGTGGCGCTGATGGCAGGCAACAAGGTGCAGTCGCCGTTCACCGCAGGCGCAACGCGGGCCGCGGGCGGGACTCCGCCTCCGGGAGCGCCGTCGTCGCAGCAGCCGGCTGCGGCCGTGGCCACGTCCGTCAGGGTGCCGGGGCTGCCGGTGCAGTACGAAAAGGCGGACTACCCCGTCAACGATGTGATGGTTGCGTCGTCCGTCCCCAGCGGCTACGACATGAAGTCCGTGACCGTCAGGCCCAGCGCAGACACGCCGGAGATAGCGGCGCAGGTAGACTACGAGGGACCGCAGGGCGGCGGGTTCAATATCATGCAGTTCGTCCCGGGGTTCAACCCATTCTCGGCGCTGCCGAGCTTCGAGGACATCAAGCTGGGCGGCATTGACGTGCGGCGCGCTCTGCCGCTGTCCTCCATTCCCGAGCTCTTCATCAACAAGGCGGGCCAGTGGCTCAAGTTTTCCTCCGGCTCGCGCAACGGCGCGCCGTCGATGGACTGGGAGTCGCTCGCGAAGGTCGCAGACTCGGCGCAGCCAGCCGGCGTGGCGAGCCTGCCCGGCGTGCAGTACGGCGTGCCGGAGGCCGTGGCGCAGGCCGCGCCGACCCAGCCCTCCGGCTCCAGCCAGTCCCAGTCGACGGCGCCCACCGCAACCCGCGCCCCCGTAGCGCAGCCCACGGCCACCCGGCCACCGACGCAGCCCACGGCAATACGGCCGCCTGCGCAACCGGTGGTGGCGACCAGCCCCGCGCCGACCATACCGCCGGCCGCTGCGCAGCCGCCATCCCAGCCCACCGCGACCGCCACGCGGCCCGCGGTAACGCCGCCCCCGCCGACGGTGACACCGCCGCCTGCGCCGACGCGCACACCTTTGCCCACCGCAGTCGCGCTGCCTCCGACGCCCACGCCATCGGCAGTCCCGGCGCGGCCTCAGGGAGTGGACGTGCACGTGGCGGGGTACGAGGTAACTGACAGGGTGACGTCGCCAACGCAGCCAAGCGCCGTGGTCACGCCCACGGCAGGCTACAAGTTCCTGATCGTCAGGCTTCGCACCACCAACAACCTGGCGTACGACGTGGTGATGCAGGGGGCCATCTCCGCGCTACACGGCGGCAACCTGGCTCTCAGGGGGCTCCAGCCGGGCGCGCTCTTCGTCCGGCCCACGCTGGATGCGCGCTCGGGGCAGGCGGCCTCTTTCAAGCTCGGGGTGGGCGTAAGCATAGACTCGCACACCGTCGCGTTCGAGATACCCAATAATGCCGACCCCAATGGGATCTCATTGAACTTCGACCTTGTGTGGTCGGGGTCATCAAACTCGCAGGTGCTGCTGGTGGGACCGTAGATGGTTGAAGGACTGGGGACCGGGCCGTGGGCGAATGAATTCGCCGCTGTGGGCGCGTGGTCTGCTTCGCAGGCCACGTCGCCGGATGTCCGCCTTCGCGGACAACGAAGAATGCCTGGTGCCCATTGTTCAGGGTTTGCTCGGATCGTCCGCGAAGGCGGACGTTTGGCGTCGTTCATCGCGGACCGATGTACGCGCCCCCAGCGGCGAATTCATTCGCCTGTTCTCGTTCACCGAGGGCGAATTCATTCGCCCACATTGTTAAACCGTAATTGTTCATTCGTAAAGGAGATTTCCAGTGACCATACCTTCATCCAACCGGGCCGGGATAACGATCAGCACCCCCATGGCGCCTCCGCAGTGGGCGCTCCTGGAGCGTGAGCTGTTCCGCGCGCACGTCAAGGCGTGCAAGGAGTTCTACGCCAAGTACTACGACGAGCGAGGCTACCTGCAGATGGTCCCGCGCTGGGGCGGCAACGACGGCCCGGACGACGCGATGGAGAGCATGGTGGACTGGCCCACGCTGCACTTCCTGGGGGGCGACGACAGCCTGGTCACCATGTACAAGCACGCATGGGAGGGCCACCTCAAGCAGTATACCGAGGCTAAGACGAAGGACATCGACTTCGCCCGCGACGGCATGTACTACAAAGAGTTCCCCGTGATGTTTGACTGGCAGCACAACGGCGAGGGCCTCACAGTCTTCAACCTGCAGGGCCTCTCCGACCCTTACGACACCGAATTTCAGCGCCGCGTGAAGAAGTACGCCGGCTTCTACATGAACGAGGACCCACAGGCGCCCAACTACGATCCGAAGCACAAGATTATTCGCAGCTCCCTCAACGGCAGTCGCGGGCCCATGCTCCGCAAGGCCACGGGGCTGGACTGGGCGGGCGACCCCATAGAGGTGGAGGGCCGCTTCAAGCCGCGCCACCACGAGCGGACGTACGCCGAGATGGTGGCCCACTACAAAGACTATAACGATGTCCCAGGCGACCACCCGCAGAACATGGTGTCCACCGGCCTCGGCTTCCACGCGTACGCTCTCACCGGCGATCCCAAGTACAAGGCGTGGGTGATCGAGTACGTGGACGCGTGGCTGGAGCGCATGGAGAAGAACGGCGGCATTATCCCGAGCAACATCGGCCTGGACGGCGTCCCCGGCAGCGCCGCGAACGGCAAGTGGTACGGCGGCGTTTATGGATGGTCGTTTACCGTCGTCCAGCCGCACGACGGCAAGCTCGCGAACCGCAACATGGTGCAGCTCGGCCTCGCCGGGATCGGCAACGCCTACCAGCTCACGGGCGATAAGAAGTACCCGGAGGCGTGGGCGAAGATGCTCGATATCATCAACTCGAACGAGAAGGTTGTGGACGGCCAGAAGATGTACCCGAGCATGTACGGCGAAAACGGCTGGTACGCCTTCCTCCCGCGCAAGTGGAACCGCGGCGCGGAGGAGGTGTACTACTGGACGATGGACCGCAAGCACCTTTCGCGCGTCGACACCACAACCGGCTGGTACGGCTTCCTGGAGGGTAACAACCCCAACTTCCCGGTGGAATCGATGCAGCGCGACCTGCTCTCCATCCGCCAGCGCGTGGAGGGCATGCGGAAGGACGACACCACGGCCGACACGCGCCTGTCGGATGACCCGATGGTCTACAACCCTGTCTTCGCCCGCTCGCTGTTCGCGCTCATGATGGGCGGCCCCACGATGACCCACGCGCGGCCGGTCAGCGCGCGCCTGCGCTACTTCGATCCAGCCCGCCGCCGCGCCGGCATCCCGGAGGACTGCGCCGCGCTCATCGAAAAGCTGGCGGACGAGGAGACGGTCGTCACCCTCATCAACCTCAGCGCGTCGGAGGACCGCACGGTAGTGGTGCAGGGGGGATCGTACGCCGAGCACCAGATGGCGTCCGTGACCGTGGACGGCGTTACCACGCCCGTCAACAGCTCCCAGGTCACCATCAACCTAGGCCCCGTCTCCGGCGCCAGGATGACCATCAAGATGAAGCGCAACTGCAACCCGCCCACCTTCACCTTCCCATGGGACCGCAAGGGGTAGGGTAGGCGGGGTCTGGGGCGGAGACCCAGGGTTCCTACCCCCTTCCCTCTCAGGGAAGGGGGCAAAGGGGGTTAGGTGGCTGCTATTCCCCCTCTCTCCGTGCACGGAGAGAGGGGGCCAGGGGGAGAGAGGTCGCGGGCCACGGGGTCAGGGGTTCTTCGGCTTCTCGTCCATGAACTGCGAGTACCTGGCCATCAGCTCGTAGTCTGATGAGACGGCGTTCTTGAGCGCCATTTCCGTTATCGGGAAGAGGTAGTGCGTCTCGGAATTCATTGTGATGAACCCCTCCGCATACGCCGTGCCCGCGCAGATGCCGTAGTCCCCGTCGCTCGCCTCGATTCGCTTGCTGGTGTACGCGCCCGCATAGCCCTGGCTCTCCAGGCAGTTCAGCGCCGCCTTCTTCTTGTCGACGACATCCGTCGTGTCGATAAACACGTCGCAGTAGTGCGGCCCGCCCGCGCTCCAGAAGTCCTGCCGGATGCCGGCGGACGTGCCGAAGAAGAAGACCTGCGCAACGCGGACCGGCGGCGTGGGGTCGCCGGTGTCCACCGCCGCGGCTGTTTGTATGGCATGCAGGACGATCTGGCCTGTGACGGCGTGCTGGTTGGCGATTCCGTCGTACACCTTGGGGTAGTGCGTCAGGATGATGTGCGGCTTGATCTTGCGGATAAGCCGAGCGACCCTGCGAACAGTTTCAGGCGTCACAAGCAATACCTCGTCGTCCACACCCAGGAAGTGAATGTCGTCGAAGCCCAGGATGTTGCACGCCTTGCGCACCTCGCCCTGCTTGATCTTCGCGCGCTCCTCCATTAGCTTCACCAGCCGGTCGCCTTGAGGCACGTCCTTCGACTTGAACATCTGCTCGCTGATGACCTGGTCATGGGTGCGCGCGCCGTGCGTGATGACGATGCAGGATACCTTGTCCCCTCGCGCGGCGTGGTGGGCCATCGCGCCGCCGGACTGGTCAAACACATCGGCTGGGTGCGCGCCGATGGATAGGATTCGAAGCTGCTCGGCCATGAAATTCTCCTTGATAGCTCGGTTTAGTTGCTCAGCAGGTCCAGCAGCGCCTGGGCTATGATCAGGTGGCCGGTGTGGTTGGGATGCACCGGCTCCGGGCAGAACGCGTCCGCGTCTCGGTACTTGAGGTGCATCTGAAAAATCTCGTGGAGGTCCAGCAGTCTCGCGTCGTACTTTCGGCTTAGCTTCTCAACAACCTCGATGTAGCGCGGCAGCTCCTTCAGCACCATGCTTCGAAACGACCCGCTTTCGCGGTCGGTGGATATGTAGAAAGGTGTGATCAGCACCATAGGGCAGCCGATTTCACGCTGCGTCCACGCGAGCACTTCATCATACAACTGGGCGAACCGCTGGACCGGCACGTTGTCATCCGCATTGCGAAGCACGCTATGCAGGTCGTTGATGCCGATCTTGATCGATAGTCTGTCAGGCCGGTGGTAGACCACGTCATCCTTCCATCTGTCCCGAAGGTGCGTGATCCTGTTTCCGCTGATTCCCTTGTTGATATAGTTTGGCCGCACCGCCGGGTGCCTGGCGGCGGCCAACTCGGTAAAAAGCCTGACATATCCGTTTCCGAGCGGGGC
Proteins encoded in this window:
- a CDS encoding SGNH/GDSL hydrolase family protein, yielding MPDYWIKDGETVLFIGDSITDCGRRAADAPLGNGYVRLFTELAAARHPAVRPNYINKGISGNRITHLRDRWKDDVVYHRPDRLSIKIGINDLHSVLRNADDNVPVQRFAQLYDEVLAWTQREIGCPMVLITPFYISTDRESGSFRSMVLKELPRYIEVVEKLSRKYDARLLDLHEIFQMHLKYRDADAFCPEPVHPNHTGHLIIAQALLDLLSN
- a CDS encoding type II toxin-antitoxin system Phd/YefM family antitoxin, with the protein product MGEREPATMTMKASDARQQFSEVINEVFRKEARIIVEKSGIPVAAIVSVEDLERVKYLEERRRVSFKALDALREAFAEVPDDELEAEVEKAVQSARRRARHEAGSRQKS